In the Aquisalimonas asiatica genome, TGAGCAGGCGCTGCTGCAGGCGTCACGCTGGTTTACCCGGGGTGGATCGACGACGGCCCGCGGCAGTGCCGCCAATGACGGCCTGGTGATCATTCACGCGCAAGTGGCGGATGCCGTGCGTGAACGGGTGGCGGCCGGTGCCCAGGTCAGTGCCAACGACCTGGAGCGGGTGCAGGCGGCACGTGACAAGGGTGTGGAGCTGGTCGAGGGCGCGAACGGGTCCAGCGGGGCGCTGGCGCTGATCGAGGCGCTTCCCAATCAGGACGATCGTGATCTGGAGATCCGTGAGATCGTCTCCGCGCTCGCGCAGGTGCGCGGGTTCGACGTGGCCAAGCGCCTTGCAGGCGCCGAGGACCGGTCGAGTGAGCGCAACCGGCTGCTTCGCACCGTCGCGGAGTCTCTTACCGAACTGGATGACTATCCCGGCACCGCTATCGCCCGCTTCGATTTCGACGGCGACGGCCAGGCCGACTTCTTCAACCCGCGCAGCAGCGAGAGTGAGCGGCTCACCGCAGGGATCGCGATGGACTCCGATATCGACGGCGATGCCATTCCGGATTCCGACGACCTGACACCCTACTGCCCGGCGTCGCGGGCAACCTGCTGGCAGCCTTGAGGGGGGAGCGTGGCATGTCCGGAGCCAGGCCCTTCGTGCTGGCGTGTGGTGTACTGCTGGCGTGTCATGCGGGCGCGCCGGCAACGCTGGCTGACGATGACGGGGAACCGGAACAGCGTCGCCACCTGCAGGAGCAGGATTTCGGTGCCTGGGAGCGGATGGGCGGCTTCGCCCTCGCCCCGGAGGGCGACTGGTTCATTTACACAACCCGGACCGTGGATGGTGACACCACGACCCGCCTCACGGCGACCGACGGCTCCACGCCCCCGGAAGACCTGGGAGCGGCCCGGACCGCACGCTTCAGTGACAGTGGGCGCTTCCTGATCCATGTGCAGCCCGGTGCATCTTCGGATGAACAACAGGGGGTGGTGGTGCGCAACCTGGACACGCAGGAGGTGACGGACTGGCCCCTGCTGTCGTCCTTTCAGCTCGCGCAGGGCCGGGATGTGCTTGTGGGCACGATCCCGGAAGGACGGCGCGGCGCGGACACCCCGCGAGCCCTCGACGTGCGCCACCTCGGGGCGGACAGGACGCGCCGGTTCGACCACGTGGTGCGCTCGGCGCTCTCTCCCGAAGGGTCGCAGCTGGCGGTTGTGGTGAATGAGCAGGGCGACGGCGAGACGTTGCTGATCGTGGACCTGGACAGCCTGGAATCCCGGACCGTCGCCACGGCGCCCCGGTTTGCGTCCCGCCCGCGCTGGCGTGCGGACGGAGATGCGCTGGCCGTTCTGGAGCAACGGGAGACCGACGACGCCCCGGACCACCAGCGCTTGCTGGTGGTACACGACGTCACCGGCTCCGATCCCCGGCGGCATCGCTTGAGCCCGGCACACCTGGACGATCTCTGCCCGGATACCCGGTGCGGGCCGGTAGCACGCATGGAAGGGCTGGGTCCGCCGAGGTGGATCATGGGGGGCGACCGCATTCTCGTGGGGATCGAAGCCGATCATCCGCACGATGAATCCGGGGGTAACCCCGGGGGTGAATCCCGGAACGTCACCGTCTGGCACTGGAGAGACCACACCCTCGCGCCGCGCCGTGCCTCCGCCGCCCCGGGGAACGGGCGCGGCCGGACCGTCGCCGTATGGGCCCCGGACGACGGGACCATCACGCCACTCCTGCACCTGCAGGGTGAGCAGTCCCTGCAGCGTCTCGACGACCGTACGGCCCTGCTCACCGATCCGACGCCGCACCAGCCCCATCTGCGCGAGCGGTGGCGGGACTTCCGCACGCTGGACCTTGAGACGGGGCGGCTTGAAACCGTGGTCAGTCGCCAGGAGCGTGTGGAGGTCTCACCCGACGGGCGCTACGTCCTCTACTTCCGGGATGGCGACTGGTGGAGCGTCGATCTCGCCGATGGCACCGCGAGCAACCTCACCGAAGCAGTGGCTACGGGCTTCGAGGACGACAGCCACATCAGTGGTCGTGAGCAGCCCGAAGCCTTTGGCAGCGGCCAATGGGGGCAGGACGATGAATGGGTGCTGCTCCACAGCCGGTATGATGTCTACCGGGCGGCATCCGACGGCAGCGGTATCGAGCGGCTGACCGAGGGGGGCGGCCCCGAGGGTCTGCGCTACCGCGACCACAGGATCGACTGGCATGCGGACGCGCCGGGCCCGGACGACCCGCTCTATTTCTCGGTATTCGGACAACGGGACAAGTCACACGGGTACGCGCGCCTGAACACGGATGGCGATCTACGGATGCTGACCCGGCAGCCCAGGACCCTGCGTTTCCTGCACCGGGCGGACGACGCACCCGTGTACACCTTCATGGCGGAGAGCGCCACGGAATCACCGAACTTCCACGCGACGCGGGACGATTTCGAGACGGTTCACCAACTCTCCGATACGAACCCGCAGCAGGATCAGTACCACTGGGCGGGGGATACGCTGCTGCACTACCAGGACCAGAACGGCCGCGACCAGCAGGCCAGGCTCCTCTACCCGGCGGACTACCGCCCCGGGCAGCAGTACCCCATGGTTGTGCTGATCTACGAGAACCGGTCCGACAACCTGCACAGGTACACGGCGCCGAGCCTGGCGGGGCTGTTCAATCAGCGCGTGCTGTCCTCGGCGGGCTTCTTCGTCCTGGAACCGGATATCGGGTACAGCCTGAATGCCCCCGGGCGATCGGCGTCGGCCAGCGTTGTGTCGGCCGTGGAAGCCGCGCTGGAGACAGGCAAGGTGGATGCGGACGCCGTGGCCCTTGCCGGGCACTCCTGGGGGGGATACCAGACCGCGTTCATCATCTCGCAGACCGACGTGTTCGCCGCTGCCGTCGCGGCCGCTCCGGTCACCAATCTAACCAGCCAGTACAGCGCGGTGTACCAGCGCACGGGGCGGTCCAACACCGGGATCTTCGAGGTGGGGCAAGGGCGGTTCGCAGCCCCGTTCTGGGAGCTGCCGGACGCGTACACGGACAACTCCCCCGTGTTCCATGCCCATCGCATCGCGACCCCGCTGCTCATGGTTTTCGGGACCGACGACCAGGCCGTGGATTTCAATCAGGGTGTGGAGCTGTACAACGCCATGCGACGAGCCGGGAGCCCGGTCGTCATGCTCGCCTACGAGGGGGAAGGGCATCGCTTTCAGGACCAGGACAACCGCAAGGACGCGACGCGCCGGAAGCTGGCATGGTTCCGGCACCATTTGACGGGCGACGCCCCCGAGCCGTGGATGATCAGCCCGGACGGAGCGCCGCGGCGCCCCGGCCTGCCGACAGCCGGTATCCGGGGCGACAGTTGTGCGGTGGGTCTCCTGCTACTGTGCGGCGAGGGATGACCTCTGGAGGGCCGGGGCCCCACGGGGCTGGTCTGCCTCAAACGCCGATGTCCTCGTTCCAGACGTCCGGAGACGTGCGGATGAACGTCTCCATCAGCTCGATGCACTCGGGGAGCTGCTGCACGTCCACGTCCACGCCGCGCTCCCGCAGCAGCGCCTCCTCGCCCAGGAAGGTCCGGTTCTCGCCCACCACCACCCGGGGGATGCCGTAGAGCAGAATGGCCCCCGAACACATGGGGCACGGTGACAGTGTCGTGTACAGCGTGGACTCCCGGTACACGGCAGCCGGCTGTCGGCCCGCGTTCTCCAGGGCGTCCATCTCCCCGTGCAGCACGGTGCTGCCGCGCTGCTGGCGCTGGTTGTGGCCGCGGCCGATGATCCGGCCCCGGTGCACCAGCACCGAGCCGATCGGCACCCCGCCTTCGCCGAGCCCTTTTCTGGCCTCGTCCAGGGCTGCCTGCATGAACTCATCCATTATCGCTCTCCGTCCTCTGCCGTTGCCGGCCTGCCATCCGCGTGCCGACGAGCATACCGCCCCAGCACCACGTGGGCGAGGGCGGCCACGGCGACGCCCACCACGGGCGCAAGAAACGGCGAGAAATACGCCGCCGCGGCGCCTACCCCGTAGGCCGCCAGGCCGGACCAGAGGTAGTCGGGTAGCGCGGTGTCGGCCAGCGGCGTGTAGCGCCGCCGGTGCAGTACGAAGAAATCCGCCATGAGCACGCCGCCCAGGGGCGGGATGAACGTCCCCAGCAGAACCAGGAAAGGCACCAGCATGTCGTGCATACCGAAGATGGCGAGGGCTGTGCCAATGCCCGCACCGACCAGGGTGACCAGCCCGCGCTTTTCCGTGCGCAGCAGGTTGCAGCCCGCCACGGCGAAGTTGTAGATGGTGTTGTCCTGGGTGGTCCAGATGTTCAGGAACAGCATCACCACCGCCAGGGCCGCCAGCCCCTGGGCCAGCATCACGTCCACCACGTCCGCCTCCTGGTAGACCAGCGCGCCCAGCGCGCCGGTGAACACCATGAGCCCGTTGCCGATGAAGAACGCAACCAGGGTGGCAAGCACCGCCTGTCGGCCGGAGATGGCGAACCGCGTCCAGTTGGTGGCCTGGGTGCCGCCGCTGACGAACGTGCCGATGACCATGGTGATCGCAGCGCCCACGGAGAGGGTCTCCGTGGGGGACATGGCCAGAAGGCCGTCGATGCCGCCCACCTCCACGACCCCGAGGGTCAGGCTCACCGCGATCAGCAGCAGCATCGCGGGTACGGCGAAGCGGGACAGGAGTTCCAGTCCGCGGTAGCCGACGATGGCGGTGATGCAGAACCCGAAGCCGAACAGGATCATCAGCGGAATGGTGAGAATCTCCGGCAGGCCCAGGATCCGCACCAGCAGGATGGCGATGGTGGCTGTCCCCCACGCGTACCAGCCCACCTGGGTAAAGCCGAGAATGCCGTCCGCCAGGCGGCTGCCCTTTTCACCGAAGGCGTAGCGCGCCATGAGCACCGTGTTCAGCCCGGAGCGGGCGGCCATGTAGCCCAGGGCCGCGGCGTAGGCGCCGAGCAGCAGGTTGCCGGCGAGGATGACCAGCAGCAGGGCCTGGAAATCGAAGGCCACCCCCAGGCTGCCGCCGGCCCACATGGTGGCCGTGAAGAACGTGAAGCCCACGAGGACCAGCGTCAGCGACCAGAACCCGCGCCGCTCGGAAAGGGGGACTTCGCTCAACGGGTAGTCGTTGTGCGGCACATCTGCCAGTTTTTTCATTGTTCGCCCTTATACTGGATGGATCGGATCTCGGGCGGCCTGTGCCGGCCCCAGGCTGCCACGCAGGCCGAGCGTCCTTGCAAAAGGCATACCCTGACGGCGTGCCGCCGACATGGGGATGCTGCGTATGCTACCTGCACCGGTACCGGGCCCGGTAGTGCCGGTTGCGCACCACGGGAGTGCTTGAGACGGCATGACGTTTGATCAATGCTTGCGCGAGACTCCGCGGCGCCTGGTCAGGTGGATCGGCGTGGCTGTCGGGTTGGTGATCCTCGGTGTTGCTGCAGGCGTCAGCGCGGGGGAGACCCGCCTCGAGCGCGTGGAGGCGTCTGCGGCATCCATGGAACGTCTGCACAGCCTGCTTGTGCTGGTGGATGGGGAGCCGCGGATCGAGCGGGTGTTCCAGGGCGGGGATCTGGAGACCCCGGTCAACATCAAGTCCGTTTCCAAGACCGTGCTCTCGGCACTGGTGGGCGCAGCCATCCAGGAGGGCGTGCTGACCGGCGTCGACCAGTCCATCGCCGATGCCCTGGGTGGCCGGCTGCCGCCGGACGCCGACCCGGCGGTGGCGGACATTACCATCGGCCACCTGTTGTCGATGCAGTCCGGGCTGGAGCGGACGTCCGGTGCCAACTACGGCACCTGGGTGGCCAGCAGCGACTGGGTCGCGGACGCGCTGCGTCGACCCATGGTGGGCGAGCCCGGCGGGCGCATGCGGTACTCCACGGGAAACTCCCATCTGCTGTCGGCGGCCCTGGTCGAGCAGTCGGGTCAGACCACCCTGGAGCTCGCCCGGCGCTGGCTGGGTGCACCGCTGAACATCCGCGTTCCCGACTGGCTGCGCGACCCCCAGGGCGTGCATTTCGGCGGCAACGAGATGCGTCTCAGCCCGCGGGCGCTGGCCCGGTTCGGCGAGCTCTATCGGCTCGGTGGCGAGATCGGCGGCCAGCGGATCCTGGCCGAGGAGTGGATCGACGCATCCTGGACGCCCCGCGGCCGCTCCCGGTTCACCAATGACGCTTACGGGTACGGGTGGTTCATCACGGACCTGAACGGGCACCGTGCCTACTACGGGTGGGGGTTCGGCGGCCAGATGCTCTACGTGGTGCCGGACCTGCGGATGACCGTGGTGCTCATCTCCGACCCGAATCCGCCATCGCCGGGGGGTGCGTATCGCCGGCAGCTGGAACGACTGGTTGCCGATCAGCTGATTCCGGCAGTGCAGGCCCATGCGGCATCAGCGGAATAGACTCATGCGCTGCATGACGCCATCCCGACGCCAGCGCCAGTGATACACCGCACCGGCGATGTGGACGCAGGCAAGCAACAGGATGGCCCAGCCGACCACCGCATGCCAGAAGAACAGCCGGCCTGACAGCGCCTCGTCCACGCCGATCAGCCCCGGCAGCGGCACGCCGAAGAAACTGACCGGGTAATCGCCGGCGGCCGTCGCCAGCCACCCGAGCACGGGCATGGTGATGAGCAGCAGGTAGAGCAGCGTGTGCACGGTGTTGCTCAGTGCCCGTTGCCAGGGCTCCAGGGGGCGGAAGTAGTCCGGCTTCCCGGCCAGCGCCCGCAGCATCACCCGCACGACCATGAGTACCAGAATCAGGATGCCAGCCGTCTTGTGGCCGGTGTAGAGGATGTCCGGTGCGAGGGTGCCGAACTGATCCCGCGCGCCCTCCGGCCCGAGCGTCCCCAGTGTCATGCCCACCCCCAGGGCAAGCACGACCAGTGCGGCGACCGCCCAGTGGAGCAGGCGCTGAACCAGGGCGTAGCGGCGCGTGGCGATCTCTGCCGTGGTGCGGTTCATGGGCGTGCGCCTCTCCTGCGAACGAACGGTCAGGGTCTCTGGTAAGGTATGCTGCAGCCATGGAACAGAGTCAATCCGAAGATCAGTTCGCGCCAGGCCGCCTGTATCGCGTCACGCCAAGACTCGCCCGCATCACCGCGCCCAATCCGGGCATGATGACCGGCCCGGGAACCAATACCTGGATCGTGGGGGATGCCGACCGGGTGGTGGTGGACCCCGGGCCGGACGACGAGGCGCACCTCCAGGCCGTGGCGGACGCCGGGGAGGGGCGCATACGCGCCATACTCATCACCCATGCCCACCCGGACCACTCGCCCGGCGCAAGGCGGCTGCAGGCCATCACCGATGCACCGGTCATGGCCCATCCCAACGAGCTCCAGGGCATCCGCGATGATGCGCTTGCGGCGGATCACGCCATTGACGACGGCGACCGGCTCGACGGTGACGACTTCACCCTGCACTGTCTGCACACGCCCGGTCATGCGGCCGATCACCTGTGTTTTCTGCTGGAGCAGGACCGCATCCTGATTGCCGGCGACCAGGTCATGGATGGCAGCACCGTGGTGATCAGCCCGCCGGACGGTTGCATGCAGGACTACCTGAGCTCCCTGCGCCGGCTGCGGGAGCTGTCGCTGGACGCGATCGCGCCCGGTCACGGCCGCCTGTTACGGCCGCCGCGCGACGTCCTCGATGCGGTGATCGCGCACCGGCTGGAACGGGAACGCATGATCCTGGAACTGGTCAGTGCAGGTGAGGCGCAGATCCCGGGGCTGGTGGGCCGCATCTACACCCATGTGCCGGAGGCCTTGCAGCGCGTGGCCTTCGGTTCGGTGCGCGCGCATCTGGAGAAACTGCGTGACGAGGGGCGGGTCACCGGAGACGGGCACGGGCCGTGGCGTCCCGCAAGTGCTGGAAATGGCGAGGATCAATCATGAGTACGCAACAGACCGCGATTCTGGGCGGGGGCTGCTTCTGGTGCCTGGATGCCGTGTTTCGGGAGTTGAGCGGCGTGCACGAGGTGGTCTCCGGCTACGCTGGCGGCGAGCGAGAGAACCCCACCTACGAGCAGGTGTGCAGTGGTGCCACCGGTCATGCCGAGGTGGTCCGCGTGCGCTTCGACCCGGACGTCATCAGCTACGCGGAGCTGCTGCAGGTGTTCTTCAATATCCACGACCCCACCCAGCTCAACCGGCAGGGCAACGACGTGGGCACGCAGTACCGCTCCACCATCATGCCCCTGGATGACGAGCAGGAGCGCCAGGCGCGGGAAGCGGTCCGTCGCGAAGAAGACAGCGGCGTGTGGCAGCACCCGGTGGTGACCACCATCGAGCCGGACGTTACGTTCTGGCCGGCGGAGACGGAGCATCAGGACTTCTTCAGCGCAAACATGTTCCAGCCCTACTGCCAGTTCGTGATCGCGCCGAAGCTCAAGCATGCCCGCGAGGCGTTTCCGGAGCGTATGCAGTCATGAGATCAGGACCCGGCTGGAAAGGCGTGATCTGCCTGTGCGCCATGGTTGTCGCGCCGGCGGCGTTCGGCGAGGGCCTTGAGCAGGCGCTGGAGGCGATCGACGGGCGCTGTGCCGATCGTGCGGCCGAGGAGGTCGCGGCCGAATGGCCGGAGATCGAGCGCGGTGCTGAAGAACGGGGGCTGGAAGTGACCCAGCGCCACCGGGCGGCGCACGAGCGCGTGCTCCAGCGTCGGTGCGCGGTGTCGGATCGTATCGAGCTGGTTGAAGGGATTCGGGAAGACCTGTCCGAAGACGAGTGGGAGGATTTCGGAGGGGATGAGCTGCTGCGGGATCTGCGTGACGAGATCCAGGCGCTGCAGGCCTATTGATGCGGCCGGGCCGCGACGGTCACGTTGCCCGTCGCGGCGTTGCCGGGGCACGATGGCTCAGGCGGCGGTGCGCGAGAACCGCATGGCCGCGGTGTGGATCGCGCGGATGACGTACTGGATGCCGGTGGCGATGACGGCGCCCCGGAGCATGTCCGCCTCCAGGCGAACCTGGGCGAGATGCGGCTGTTCGGCCGCCGGCGTGTGCTGCTGGATGGGATCGTACTGCATGACGGCCTCCTGTGTTGACTGCGTGAATGGCACTACAAAACGGACGAACGCGGCGCGCAGGCCGGTCGTCCTGTATCGGGTGCTCTCGGAAACGTCCCTGCTGCCAGGGTGTTTCACGGCCATCGGCAGGCACCGATGAAAGGCTCTGCGGGAGAGGAACGGTCCGCCTGCGCGATGTTCCGGAATAATAGTGGAAAATCCACCGTGAATCATCCTTTTAGGCGTCATAACCCTTATGATCGGTCAGACCAGGTCGCGCCCTTCCACACCGGTGTGACGGACAAAAAAAAGACGGGCCCCGGTAGGAACCCGTCGAACTTCGTAGAGACTACGAAGGAGGAGGAGAAGCATCACGGGTGGGCTGCATTGCCATGCCGGCCCACCGAACTACGGTCGAACTCAGGCCAGCCCGGAGGGGTCGCGGCCAGCGCAGACGCGGATCGCCGTCTGCAGCGCTTCACGGCTGTCGAATTCGGATTCGAGCAGGCTCACTGTCGCAGTCCGGGACTGGTCGTCACTGGGGGTAGCCGTGTCACCATCTCCCAGACTAAGGAAACTCTTGCGGAGAAAACGTGAAAGCCGCCTCATGGTCACCTCCCGGTGTCAGCTCAGACGATTGCGTCGATGTTGCGAAGCAGCATAACGAAATCTACACGAATAGACAAACCGGTCTTTATCATAAGGGTTTTTCCAGCCTGGCAATAATCAAAGGAGGCTTTGGCTGATGGATCGCGCTTCGGAAATGATGATCTTTGTCCGCTGTGTGGAGGATGGCAGTTTCTCCGCCGCGGCCCGCGCCCTGGACATGACGCCGTCGGCGATCAGCAAGCAGATCCGGCGCCTGGAAGACCGGCTTGGCGCCCGGTTGTTCAATCGCACCACCCGGCGCATCAGCCTCACCGAAGTGGGGCGGGACTTCTACGATCGCTGCTCGCGGATCATGGTGCAGATCGAGGAAGCGGAGGAGGCGGTCAGCTCCCTTCAGGATCAGGTGCGCGGTACACTGCGGGTGACGGGCACTGCCGCGTTCGCGCGGGGTGAAGTCCTGCCACGCATCAACCGGTTTCTCTCCCGGCATCCCGAACTCAACCTGGAGTTCGAGCTCACCGACCGGCAGGTGGACCTGGTGGACGAGGGAGTGGATGCGGCCATCATGCTGCAGGAGCAGGTCAACGACCCCTCGCTGGTGGCGCGCAAGCTCGCGGTGAACCGGCGGATCATCGTGGCGTCGCCGGACTACATCCGGCGCAACGGCGAGCCGCAGACGCCGGAAGAGCTGCTGGACCACAACTGCCTGACGCTCTATAACGTGTCCCGGTTCAACGACTGGGAGTTCGAGTTCGACGACGGTAGCCCCCGTGTCATCCACGTGCGCGGCAACTTCCACGCGAACACGGCCAGTGCGCTTTACGAGGCGGCATTGGCCGGCGTCGGCCTGGCGCGCCTGTCCACGTGGCTGGTCGCCCCCCGTATCCGCAGTGGTGAGCTGGTGCAGTTGCTGCCGGGGTATACGCAGGAGAGTTCGGCCTATTACGTGCTCTTCCCCCAGGGGCGGCACCTGTCCCGCAAGGTGCGTGCGTTCGTGGACTTCCTGGTGGACGAGTTCACCCCGCTGCCGCCCTGGGAGCGGGAAGACCTGGAGCTGGTCAAGGGGATCCGGCCGTCGGTGAACTAGCCGGCCCCGGACCGCTGCACAGTCAATCGAGGAGCGCCATGCCCGCCACATCCATGACCGTCGGTGAGCCGGCCGGACTGCAGCGTCTGGCGGGAATGCTGGGTGCCAGTCAGCGCCCCCTGGTCCTTACCGGTGCCGGGCTGAGCACCGAATCCGGGATTCCGGATTACCGGGACATCCACGGTGGCTGGAAGCGCAAGCCACCGATCCAGTTGCGTGAGTTCCAGCGCAGCGCCCACGCGCGCCGGCGCTACTGGGCCCGCAGCATGGCCGGCTGGTCGCTGATGCGCCGGGCCCGACCGAATGCCGGGCACGAGGCGCTGGCGCGCCTGGAGCAGGCGGGCCATCTGCACTGGCTGATTACCCAGAACGTGGACGGGCTGCACCAGCGGGCCGGAAGCCGTGCCGTGACCGACCTGCACGGGCGACTGGACGTGGTGGCGTGCCTTGACTGTGGCCACCGCCTGGCGCGGGATGCCATGCAGTCCACCCTGGTGGACTGGAACCCCGGCTGGGACGTGGAGCCGGAGCAGCTGGCCCCGGATGGCGACGTCGACCTGGAATCCGCCGCCTTCGAGACGTTTCGTGTCCCCGACTGTCCTTCCTGCGGCGGGCTGCTCAAGCCTGAAGTGGTGTTCTTCGGCGAGAAGGTGCCACCCGAGCGTGTCGCTACCGCATTCGCGCGCCTCGACGAGGCGGACCTGTTGCTGGTGGTCGGCTCTTCCCTGATGGTGTGGTCCGGCTACCGGTTCGTTCGCCACGCCGCCGCCCGGGGCATTCCGGTGGCGGTGCTGAACCTTGGTGAGACGCGCGGTGACCGTGAGGCGACGATCAAGGTCGAGGCCTCCTGCGGCGACGCACTGACCACCCTCCTGACCGCCCTGGAGGCCTGATCCGTGACCACCGCGCACGCCAATCGGGCCACCGCACCCGTCGGGGTGTTCGATTCCGGTCTCGGCGGCCTGTCGGTTCTGCGCGAGATTCGCGCGCTGCTGCCCGGCGAGGACCTGCTCTATGTCGCCGATGCGGCGCACGTCCCTTATGGTAACCGGACGCCGGATGCCATCCGCGCCCGGGCGCAGGCCGTCTCCGGCTTTCTGCTGGAGCAGGGCGCCAAGGCCGTGGTGGTCGCGTGCAACACGGCGACAGCCGTCGCCGTGACCGCGTTGCGGGAACGCTGGCGTGTGCCCATCATTGGCATGGAGCCGGCCATCAAGCCCGCCGCCGGGCTGACCCGTAACGGCACAGTGGGCGTGCTGGCGACGGAAGGGACGCTTGCGAGTGCCCGGTTCGCGGCGTTGCTGGAGCAGTACGCCGGCGATCTGCACGTGGTCACGCAACCGTGCCCCGGGCTGGTGGCGGCGGTGGAGTCGGGAGAGCTGCACGGCGACCGTGCCCGGGCGCTGCTGGCGCGCTACCTGCAGCCGCTGCAGGCGGCTGGCGCCGATGTCATCATCCTGGGCTGCACCCACTATCCGTTCCTGACCCCGGCCATCCGCCAGCGGGTGGGCGCGGACGTGGCCATTGTCGACACGGGGGCGGCGGTGGCGCGCGAGGTCCGGCGCCGGCTTCAGCTTCACGGGCTTCTGGCCCCGGCGGAGCGCTGCGGCAGCAGCCGGTTCTGGAGTACCGGCGATCTTGCAGCGGGCGAGCCCGTACTCGCCCGCCTCTGGGGCGAAGCGGCGCCGTTGCGGCCGCTGCAGTCCGCGCGGGAAGGCGGCCTCAGTGCGTGAGGCCCGCTGACGGGGGATGCAGGTTTCTGATTGGCCGGAACGAGAATGGCCCTGCCGCGCGCAACCCCTTGAACGGC is a window encoding:
- a CDS encoding NAD-dependent protein deacetylase, giving the protein MPATSMTVGEPAGLQRLAGMLGASQRPLVLTGAGLSTESGIPDYRDIHGGWKRKPPIQLREFQRSAHARRRYWARSMAGWSLMRRARPNAGHEALARLEQAGHLHWLITQNVDGLHQRAGSRAVTDLHGRLDVVACLDCGHRLARDAMQSTLVDWNPGWDVEPEQLAPDGDVDLESAAFETFRVPDCPSCGGLLKPEVVFFGEKVPPERVATAFARLDEADLLLVVGSSLMVWSGYRFVRHAAARGIPVAVLNLGETRGDREATIKVEASCGDALTTLLTALEA
- the murI gene encoding glutamate racemase, which produces MTTAHANRATAPVGVFDSGLGGLSVLREIRALLPGEDLLYVADAAHVPYGNRTPDAIRARAQAVSGFLLEQGAKAVVVACNTATAVAVTALRERWRVPIIGMEPAIKPAAGLTRNGTVGVLATEGTLASARFAALLEQYAGDLHVVTQPCPGLVAAVESGELHGDRARALLARYLQPLQAAGADVIILGCTHYPFLTPAIRQRVGADVAIVDTGAAVAREVRRRLQLHGLLAPAERCGSSRFWSTGDLAAGEPVLARLWGEAAPLRPLQSAREGGLSA